A window of Vulpes lagopus strain Blue_001 chromosome 21, ASM1834538v1, whole genome shotgun sequence contains these coding sequences:
- the LRTM2 gene encoding leucine-rich repeat and transmembrane domain-containing protein 2 codes for MLARGSGPEQRTRLALQWRQISWIACWITLYAVEALPACPFSCKCDSRSLEVDCSGLGLTMVPPDLPAATRTLLLLNNKLSALPSWAFANLSSLQRLDLSNNFLDQLPRSIFGDLTNLTELQLRNNSIRTLDRDLLQHSPQLRHLDLSINGLAQLPPGLFDGLPALRSLSLRSNRLQNLDRLTFEPLASLQLLQVGDNPWECDCNLRDFKHWMEWFSYRGGRLDQLACTLPKELRGKDMRVVPMEMFNYCSQLEDENSSAGLDIPGPPCTKASPEPAKPKPGAEPEPEPSTACPQKQRYRPVSVRRAIGTVIIAGVVCGIVCIMMVVAAAYGCIYASLMAKYHRELKKRQPLMGDPEGEHEDQKQISSVA; via the exons ATGCTGGCCCGGGGCAGTGGCCCCGAGCAGAGGACCAGGCTTGCCCTGCAGTGGAGGCAGATCTCCT GGATTGCCTGCTGGATCACCCTGTATGCTGTGGaggccctccctgcctgccccttcTCCTGTAAGTGTGACAGCCGCAGCCTGGAGGTGGATTGCAGTGGCCTAGGCCTCACCATGGTGCCCCCAGACTTGCCTGCTGCCACCCGAACCCTCTTACTCTTGAACAATAAGCTGAGTGCCCTGCCAAGCTGGGCCTTTGCCAATCTGTCCAGCCTCCAGCGGCTGGACCTATCTAACAACTTCCTGGACCAGCTGCCCCGGTCCATTTTCGGGGACCTGACGAATCTTACGGAGCTGCAGCTGCGCAATAACAGCATCAGGACCCTGGACAGGGACCTGCTGCAGCACTCGCCCCAGCTCCGCCACCTGGACCTGTCCATCAACGGCCTGGCCCAGCTGCCCCCTGGCCTTTTCGATGGACTCCCAGCTCTGCGCTCTCTGTCACTTCGCTCCAACCGTCTGCAGAACCTGGACCGGCTGACGTTTGAACCCCTAGCAAGCCTGCAGCTGCTGCAGGTTGGGGACAACCCATGGGAGTGTGACTGTAACCTGCGTGACTTCAAGCACTGGATGGAATGGTTCTCCTACCGAG GGGGGCGCCTGGACCAGCTTGCCTGCACCCTACCCAAGGAGCTGAGGGGGAAGGACATGCGTGTGGTCCCCATGGAGATGTTCAACTACTGCTCCCAGTTGGAGGACGAGAATAGCTCAGCTGGGCTGGATATTCCTGGGCCACCCTGCACCAAAGCCAGCCCTGAACCCGCTAAGCCCAAGCCAGGGGctgagcccgagcccgagcccagCACAGCCTGCCCCCAGAAGCAGAGGTATCGGCCGGTGAGCGTGCGGCGGGCCATTGGCACAGTGATCATCGCGGGGGTTGTGTGCGGCATTGTCTGCATCATGATGGTGGTGGCTGCTGCCTACGGCTGCATCTATGCCTCCCTCATGGCCAAGTACCACCGGGAGCTCAAGAAGCGGCAGCCCTTAATGGGGGACCCGGAGGGTGAGCATGAAGACCAGAAGCAGATCTCTTCTGTGGCATGA